From Cydia strobilella chromosome 4, ilCydStro3.1, whole genome shotgun sequence, the proteins below share one genomic window:
- the LOC134740534 gene encoding integrin beta pat-3-like — MNKEVLFFVFFGCQLQQVFNDKLQSCKQKNNCHECITDSTMCAWCSADNLKLSDRCQPADSEDARACPAEYSHSPKSNVVVDDKDNLNFSSANQHSIQIKPQRIKMKLRVGEQKKFYFYYKAVENFPVDLYFLLDASNTMKRVRNDISKKSKEIYDAMYNLTTDIQLGYGTFIDKHVFPFQNNMTRKCYSFKHNLNLTSQLEEFQTALSDTIFEKNYDYPESGLDGLAQVMACQNRIQFRKQSRKVIILITDSHSHHAGDGHMAGIIKPYDGECYLNQEGYYTKEKEMDYPSIGMINKLAAEDQFTIIFVVTLEYSKPYQVLADAIPGALVSTYDKRTISEKLNKFYKHISNNILLDVNMLAEDKDKFAITFDPDCSQKYSCKVVLGEELRIDGLIKLKTYYGKDNITVPIVQKGLKEALNLDIQIISRCDCEFLNHSSYQIQSSFCNSAGDLQCGICSCNENRSGPTCACIENNSTSGLSENSTHCFDEDGAECSKNGNCICGGCMCRPGFAGQYCEVRTDNCQRDDTGALCSGHGRCWNGTCECIKGSWEGAKCECSMSKELCMDDHENVCNNRGKCKCEKCKCDPLPKWDVRDYKDKHCGLWCDDCHTRQCLALIDCVACYNQKNSTEDCRVECGNKLAIITDADQSIDNVCVNARVSFGCYANFSYFYNDDEQGIVLYRLSEPNCNEEYYKYGAISLLSALVVGLIIIWGLKLLTDAHDRAEYERFLRTDDDGEAVENLIYKQPTNVFRNPNFKRSFSFR, encoded by the exons ATGAATAAGGAAgtgttgttttttgtttttttcggcTGCCAGTTACAGCAGGTATTTAACGATAAACTGCAAAGTTGCAAGCAGAAAAATAACTGTCATGAGTGCATTACGGACTCGACGATGTGTGCTTGGTGCTCTGCTGAT AACTTGAAGCTTAGCGATAGATGTCAGCCAGCCGATTCAGAAGACGCAAGAGCATGCCCCGCAGAATATTCCCACAGCCCAAAGAGCAATGTTGTAGTAGACGATAAAGATAATCTCAACTTCTCCTCGGCTAACCAACACTCTATACAAATAAAACCACAAAGAATCAAAATGAAACTAAGAGTGGGAGAGCAAAAgaaattttatttctattataaaGCTGTTGAAAATTTCCCCGTTGACTTATATTTTTTGCTCGATGCTTCGAACACTATGAAGAGAGTAAGAAACGACATTtccaaaaaaagtaaagaaatatacGATGCAATGTATAATTTAACAACCGATATTCAATTAGGATACGGAACCTTTATAGATAAACATGTTTTTCCCTTTCAAAA taataTGACAAGAAAATGCTACTCATTTAAGCATAATTTGAATCTGACATCCCAATTAGAGGAATTTCAAACAGCCTTAAGTGACactatttttgaaaaaaactaCGACTACCCAGAAAGCGGATTGGATGGCTTAGCACAAGTCATGGCTTGCCAGAATAGGATTCAATTCAGGAAACAATCTAGAaaagtaattatattaataaccgACAGCCATTCCCACCACGCTGGAGACGGGCATATGGCTGGAATTATAAAACCATACGACGGCGAATGTTACTTGAATCAAGAGGGATATTATACGAAAGAGAAAGAAATGGATTACCCTTCCATTGGCATGATAAATAAGCTGGCGGCTGAGGATCAGTTTACCATCATTTTTGTGGTGACTTTGGAGTATAGCAAACCGTATCAAGTCCTAGCTGACGCAATACCTGGAGCGCTCGTGTCGACCTATGATAAACGTACAATTTCTGAAAAGTTGAATAAGTTTTACAAG CACATTAGTAATAATATACTTCTAGATGTAAACATGTTGGCTGAAGACAAAGATAAATTCGCAATTACGTTTGATCCGGATTGTAGCCAAAAATACAGTTGCAAAGTTGTATTGGGAGAAGAATTGCGTATAGATggactaataaaattaaaaacatattatggAAAAGATAATATCACCGTACCTATTGTACAGAAGGGATTAAAAGAGGCTCTGAATTTAGATATCCAAATAATTTCCAGATGCGATTGTGAATTTCTGAATCATTCAAGCTATCAAATACAATCAAGTTTTTGTAATTCAGCCGGCGATTTACAGTGTGGCATATGCAGTTGCAATGAAAATAG AAGCGGTCCAACATGTGCGTGTATCGAGAATAATTCTACGAGTGGACTATCGGAGAACTCGACCCACTGCTTTGACGAAGATGGCGCTGAGTGCAGCAAAAATGGCAACTGCATTTGTGGGGGCTGCATGTGTAGGCCAGG ATTCGCTGGGCAGTACTGCGAAGTGCGAACCGACAATTGCCAGAGAGACGACACCGGGGCGCTCTGTTCCGGCCACGGGAGGTGCTGGAACGGCACATGTGAGTGCATCAAGGGCTCGTGGGAGGGGGCCAAATGTGAATGTTCTATGTCAAAAGAGCTATGCATGGACGATCATGAAAAT GTGTGCAACAACCGTGGCAAATGTAAATGCGAGAAATGCAAATGCGACCCATTGCCTAAATGGGACGTCCGCGACTACAAAGATAAACATTGTGGCTTATGGTGCGACGATTGCCACACACGACAGTGCCTCGCTCTCATCGACTGTGTGGCATGCTATAACCAGAAGAACAGCACAGAAGACTGTCGGGTAGAATGTGGCAATAAACTGGCTATAATCACAGATGCAGACCAGAGCATTGATAACGTTTGCGTGAATGCTAGAGTATCGTTTGGGTGCTACGCaaatttttcgtatttttacaacGATGATGAACAAGGAATTGTCTTGTATCGGCTGTCGGAGCCGAATTGCAACGAGGAATATTACA AATACGGCGCGATATCCCTCTTAAGCGCGCTAGTGGTGGGCCTCATCATCATATGGGGACTCAAGCTGCTGACTGACGCGCACGACCGCGCCGAGTACGAGCGCTTCCTGCGCACTGATGACGATGGCGAGGCCGTCGAGAACCTCATCTACAAGCAGCCTACCAACGTGTTCCGGAACCCTAACTTTAAGAGGTCCTTTAGTTTCCGGTGA
- the LOC134740535 gene encoding integrin beta pat-3-like, whose translation MSIILKVTLAILIYCVNCEAAKCDGKTCAQCIAESVDCAWCPAADHIGPRCQSNNTINPSWCSENVHSPIHNKPKEVLRNDRITPDPKKVVQLAPQELKISIRPGQTEQFTIDYKPAKDYPLDVYYLMDASYTMRNTIQMLRKQGEQIYKRLNQFTNNVRLGVGTFIEKPALPFADPNIHYAYAFKHHLNLTTQRDRFEKVLKNVRTGANYEAPEAGLDALMQVMACKDEIGWRENSRKIIVLCTDATYHSAGDGKIVGAAKLNDMECHLNKDGAYTLELEQDYPTVNQIRKIAKRENIIVIFNVKNRVIPEYKALADRLDIGAEVIELNENSNITKTIADVYTRKLGNVKMDVSGPENVLITLTPDCTVQDTCEVAHASDTQIQVTVTADYCLKKEENNTITIKPDGLAETVKITIKTLCECDCEKKPKPNAIECSNSGTLVCGICDCNPNRFGDTCDCIGSSTKHLDKCKAHREDTVLCSGIDRGSCSCGKCTCNQFYSGDFCEYDERACLKGAPTKGNDLRLLCSGNGKCIKEKCECFKDYTGDACQCPLKDDDCRAPYSEEICSGNGICQCGECNCTRLDSKDNLYHGAFCENCHDCDVNRCKELQKYVLCVSTNETTKEACDEKYNSKNTYVFFVNKTEINTPKYHLAKRCTILRDDGKSIIYKHRYYRKDKNLHIIIQKELEEPDRANMWIAIGSAIGVIILIGLLTAIIWKVAVDMYDAREYKRFNKLLDESGDVANINQIYKEPTANFTNPMFNRLSRVLR comes from the exons ATGTCCATTATACTTAAAGTAACATTGGCGATATTGATATATTGCGTGAATTGTGAAGCGGCGAAGTGTGATGGTAAAACTTGTGCACAATGTATAGCTGAATCAGTTGACTGCGCATGGTGTCCTGCT GCAGATCATATCGGGCCAAGATGCCAATCAAACAATACGATAAACCCCTCCTGGTGTAGTGAAAACGTGCATAGCCCGATACATAACAAACCCAAAGAGGTTTTGAGGAATGACCGCATCACACCAGACCCAAAAAAGGTGGTTCAGCTAGCTCCTCAGGAACTTAAAATATCAATTCGACCTGGACAGACAGAACAATTCACGATCGATTACAAACCCGCAAAGGATTATCCTTTAGACGTATATTATCTTATGGATGCTTCATATACAATGAGAAATACTATACAAATGCTAAGAAAGCAGGGGGAACAAATCTATAAAAGATTAAATCAGTTTACAAATAACGTGAGATTAGGAGTCGGCACTTTTATAGAGAAGCCGGCTTTGCCCTTTGCAGA TCCCAACATCCACTATGCTTATGCTTTCAAACATCATCTTAATCTCACTACACAGAGAGACAGATTCGAGAAAGTTCTTAAAAATGTTAGGACCGGAGCTAACTATGAGGCCCCCGAAGCTGGCCTAGATGCGCTGATGCAAGTTATGGCCTGCAAAGATGAAATCGGTTGGAGAGAAAATTCCAGGAAGATCATAGTATTGTGCACCGATGCCACATACCATAGCGCGGGTGATGGAAAAATTGTCGGCGCAGCAAAACTCAATGACATGGAGTGCCATCTCAACAAAGATGGTGCTTACACTCTTGAATTAGAACAAGACTACCCCACGGTTAACCAAATACGAAAAATTGCCAAGCgtgaaaatattattgttattttcaaCGTTAAGAACCGTGTTATACCCGAATACAAGGCTTTAGCAGACAGGCTTGATATAGGGGCAGAAGTAATTGAGTTAAACGAAAATTCCAATATAACTAAAACAATTGCTGACGTATATACG AGGAAACTAGGCAACGTTAAAATGGATGTCTCAGGACCGGAAAATGTTCTAATCACATTGACACCGGATTGTACTGTCCAAGATACCTGCGAAGTGGCGCATGCCAGTGATACCCAGATCCAAGTCACAGTCACTGCTGATTATTGCCTGAAAAAGGAAGAAAATAATACAATCACGATTAAGCCAGATGGGCTGGCCGAGACTGTAAAGATAACTATTAAAACTTTATGCGAATGCGATTGCGAGAAAAAGCCAAAACCGAACGCGATAGAGTGCAGCAATAGCGGTACTTTAGTATGTGGGATTTGTGATTGTAATCCTAACCG ATTTGGTGACACGTGCGACTGCATTGGAAGTTCTACCAAGCATTTAGACAAATGTAAAGCACACCGTGAGGACACGGTCCTATGTAGTGGTATTGACAGAGGTTCATGTAG TTGCGGCAAATGCACCTGCAATCAATTTTACTCTGGTGATTTCTGCGAGTACGACGAAAGGGCGTGCCTCAAGGGTGCCCCAACGAAGGGAAACGACCTTCGGCTCTTGTGCTCCGGCAACGGCAAGTGCATCAAAGAGAAATGCGAGTGTTTCAAGGACTACACGGGCGACGCGTGCCAGTGCCCCCTCAAAGATGACGACTGTCGTGCCCCTTATTCTGAAGAA ATTTGCTCCGGCAACGGCATATGCCAATGTGGTGAATGTAATTGTACCAGGCTAGATTCCAAAGACAACCTCTATCACGGTGCCTTCTGCGAAAACTGTCACGACTGTGATGTGAACAGGTGCAAAGAGCTACAAAAATACGTATTATGCGTGTCCACTAACGAGACAACGAAAGAAGCATGCGACGAAAAGTATAACTCAAAGAACACCTAcgtttttttcgtaaataaaacagaaatcaATACACCGAAGTATCATCTAGCAAAACGCTGCACAATACTCCGGGATGATGGAAAATCTATTATTTATAAGCACAGATATTATAGAAAGGATAAAAATTTGCACATTATCATTCAAAAGGAGTTGGAGGAACCCGACCGTGCCAATATGTGga